In Fluviispira sanaruensis, a genomic segment contains:
- a CDS encoding ATP-binding protein — MRFNILYFIYIYIPSFVISVIIVVMNIFFTSSQLKDYYLSTYGYTEYLMQNNYSLEAYKRLVEVASSINVYERVEKSKYFAAEIWECEPCVEGDFPLWHTNTSSLYENVKYIFDYDFRKKYPSMLIYNDFLIISVNFPIYSYKINADKVSKNKKYTLKFYKKILDFDFIKHDSTFIEAFFILNIYVYLILLAILPIPIFLFKRKIERNTARDLASQTLENVKNMIEHELINQENILKYPSDFDTTIQAVLHHNKVAQITLKSILIESLNPLDILQNVWNGIGNSKIKLTCSIAIRNKLRFDKTTLYLIYNTILKNATHDSLGTKKIHVDIKQCSFLRTHKRIIFKISNDGIPIEKKNREKIFQGYSNKKEGHGIGLKNLKEILKKSGSDLILSKQEKTCFIFELNVSDERFILTKSLTIPCLFEKELPVVNPLISENLPWVVILEDNEMIWRGWEKRMSDAKVFLFKTPDEFFYFLDEEKVNERPFLSKVKAIVSDFDFGNGVNFINSNLIGGLENEEEEFIGKLILCTGFNEKIQESIPIYMREKIDLFFQKKHISYFELKAMIDEQEKEKI, encoded by the coding sequence ATGAGATTTAACATTCTCTATTTCATATACATATATATACCTTCGTTTGTTATTTCTGTCATAATTGTGGTTATGAATATTTTTTTCACATCCTCGCAGTTAAAAGATTATTATCTTTCAACCTATGGCTACACTGAATATCTCATGCAAAATAACTACTCCCTCGAAGCGTATAAACGCTTAGTTGAAGTGGCTTCATCTATCAATGTTTACGAAAGAGTAGAAAAGAGTAAATATTTTGCTGCAGAAATTTGGGAGTGCGAGCCTTGCGTGGAAGGAGATTTTCCTCTCTGGCATACGAATACTTCTTCTCTATATGAAAATGTTAAATATATTTTTGATTATGACTTTAGAAAAAAATATCCCTCAATGCTTATCTACAATGATTTCCTTATTATTTCTGTAAATTTTCCAATTTATTCTTATAAAATAAATGCTGATAAAGTGAGTAAAAATAAAAAATACACGCTTAAATTCTATAAAAAAATCTTAGATTTTGACTTCATAAAACATGACTCAACATTTATTGAAGCCTTTTTTATTTTGAATATTTATGTTTATCTGATATTACTAGCTATCTTACCCATCCCTATTTTTCTTTTCAAACGAAAAATTGAACGCAATACAGCCCGCGACCTTGCTTCACAAACACTTGAAAACGTAAAAAATATGATTGAACATGAGCTGATCAATCAAGAAAATATCTTAAAGTACCCATCTGACTTTGACACAACGATCCAAGCTGTCTTGCATCACAACAAAGTAGCTCAAATCACGTTAAAATCTATTTTAATTGAAAGTTTAAATCCACTTGATATTTTACAAAATGTTTGGAATGGAATAGGTAACAGTAAAATCAAACTCACTTGCAGTATTGCCATCAGAAATAAATTACGTTTTGATAAAACAACCTTATACTTAATTTACAATACGATTTTAAAAAATGCGACTCACGATAGCCTTGGCACAAAAAAAATTCATGTCGATATTAAGCAGTGCAGTTTTTTGCGCACTCATAAAAGAATTATTTTCAAAATAAGCAATGATGGCATACCCATTGAGAAAAAAAATCGCGAAAAAATATTTCAAGGATATTCGAACAAAAAAGAAGGACATGGAATAGGCTTGAAAAATTTAAAAGAGATATTAAAAAAATCTGGTAGTGATTTAATCTTATCGAAACAAGAGAAAACCTGTTTTATTTTTGAATTAAATGTTTCGGATGAAAGATTTATTCTAACAAAATCTCTAACTATCCCTTGCCTGTTTGAAAAAGAACTGCCTGTCGTTAATCCATTGATTTCCGAGAATTTACCTTGGGTCGTTATTCTCGAAGACAACGAAATGATATGGCGTGGATGGGAAAAACGTATGTCCGATGCAAAAGTTTTTTTATTTAAAACACCGGATGAATTCTTTTATTTTCTTGATGAAGAAAAAGTAAATGAACGTCCCTTTCTTTCGAAAGTAAAAGCAATAGTATCAGATTTTGATTTTGGCAACGGGGTTAATTTTATAAATTCCAATTTGATCGGCGGACTCGAAAATGAAGAAGAAGAATTTATTGGAAAGCTTATATTATGCACAGGATTTAATGAAAAAATACAAGAAAGTATTCCTATATACATGAGAGAAAAAATAGACTTATTTTTTCAGAAAAAACATATTTCATACTTTGAATTGAAAGCTATGATCGACGAGCAAGAGAAAGAAAAGATTTAG
- a CDS encoding cobalamin B12-binding domain-containing protein, with the protein MKSILCSTAKFSLQVCANHEDNSGTHILGGVSFSKIPRILIAKCGLDGHDRGAKYIARALRDAGMEVIYTGIRQSPEDVAMTAVQEDVDLVGLSLLSGAHNTLFPKLLAALKLNGGEDIPVFGGGVIPDSDIPHLKSLGIKAIFTPGTRVEDVIIEIKKILEG; encoded by the coding sequence ATGAAGTCAATCCTCTGCTCTACAGCAAAGTTTTCTCTGCAAGTATGCGCAAACCATGAAGATAATTCAGGAACTCATATTTTGGGTGGTGTTTCATTTAGCAAAATCCCACGTATTCTCATTGCCAAATGTGGACTTGATGGACATGATCGAGGAGCAAAATACATAGCCCGCGCTCTCCGTGATGCTGGCATGGAAGTCATTTACACAGGAATTCGTCAATCACCTGAAGATGTTGCAATGACCGCAGTGCAAGAAGACGTTGATCTCGTCGGTCTTTCCCTTCTCTCAGGAGCGCACAATACTCTTTTTCCTAAACTCCTCGCAGCTTTAAAATTGAATGGTGGTGAAGACATACCTGTATTTGGTGGCGGAGTGATTCCAGACTCTGACATTCCTCATCTTAAATCCTTAGGGATAAAGGCAATTTTCACCCCTGGCACCCGCGTCGAAGATGTAATTATTGAAATTAAAAAAATTCTTGAAGGATAA
- the bamD gene encoding outer membrane protein assembly factor BamD, whose amino-acid sequence MKIRNLITLIALSTSVLILNACQTIPIGEMSQDEGFTLIRNSYKSESWTDVITSVDEYKIRYPYSKFNVEADLMQADAYYQADRYPESIVAYEDFIRKNPNNPSVVLAHYRIAVAYDFQAPTAVDKEQLNAKKSIAKYSFYVKNFQNAEHVNDAKNRIEVLTRRLAEHEKFIADFYLRKEQYSAALERYLSLTKSYRQYADLIAEANEKIVECYANLATQLEKDPKSEEYITFKNTSPDELRKKAEEYKKKI is encoded by the coding sequence ATGAAAATCCGCAATTTAATAACTCTCATAGCTTTAAGCACTTCTGTACTTATCTTAAATGCCTGCCAAACGATCCCAATTGGGGAGATGTCACAAGATGAAGGTTTCACTCTTATTCGCAATTCATATAAAAGCGAATCGTGGACAGATGTTATTACAAGTGTAGATGAATATAAAATCCGTTATCCTTATTCAAAGTTTAATGTAGAAGCGGATCTCATGCAAGCCGATGCATATTATCAAGCGGATAGATACCCAGAAAGTATTGTTGCTTATGAAGATTTTATTCGAAAAAATCCAAATAACCCAAGCGTAGTTCTTGCCCATTACCGCATTGCTGTCGCATACGATTTCCAAGCACCTACCGCGGTTGACAAAGAACAACTCAATGCAAAAAAATCCATCGCGAAATATTCATTCTACGTTAAGAATTTTCAAAATGCCGAACATGTAAATGATGCTAAAAATCGCATTGAAGTCCTTACCCGTAGATTGGCTGAACATGAAAAATTTATTGCAGACTTTTATTTGAGAAAAGAACAATATTCAGCCGCGCTAGAAAGATATTTATCTTTAACAAAAAGTTACAGACAATATGCTGATCTCATAGCAGAAGCAAATGAAAAAATTGTAGAATGCTACGCTAATTTAGCCACTCAACTGGAGAAAGATCCTAAGTCCGAAGAGTATATTACCTTTAAAAATACCTCTCCTGACGAGCTCAGGAAAAAAGCTGAAGAGTACAAAAAGAAAATTTAA
- the accC gene encoding acetyl-CoA carboxylase biotin carboxylase subunit, whose product MSQKKNYDLKHKPFKKVLIANRGEIAVRIIRACRDLDLSPLAVYSTADLNSRHVALADAAVCIGNGPSNESYLNIENILNAAKELGAEAVHPGFGFLSENSEFANAVLSANLIWIGPSPLAIQTMGDKTVAKKKVTEAGVPCCPGKNDPLKEIKELKEIAQKIGYPMILKAAAGGGGRGMRVVRSDKELSEAFNSCQKEALSYFGNADVFCEKYIEHPRHIEFQILADSYGNVVHLFERDCTIQRRHQKLIEEAPSSYISEETRKKMGEIAVKAAKSVGYVNAGTVEFILESPTQFYFMEMNTRIQVEHPVTEMISGVDLLQMQLKIAMGEKIPFEQKDLTIRGWAFEARINSEDPYNNFRPDPGTIEEVEFPAGPGIRVDSHIYSGYKIPEFYDSMIAKLIVCGSNRSDAMNKLKRALNEFHIDGIQTTIPFHQALLENKDFRAGNYTTRFIEENGHLLEEIEEKRDDISVFEACAIAIKIVENKTHGEARPHTIIESQEPWKIAFLSESTRR is encoded by the coding sequence ATGAGTCAGAAAAAAAATTATGATCTAAAACATAAACCTTTTAAAAAAGTACTGATAGCAAATAGAGGAGAAATTGCAGTTCGTATTATCCGCGCATGTCGAGATTTGGATTTGAGCCCATTGGCTGTCTATTCCACAGCAGATCTCAACTCGCGCCATGTTGCACTTGCAGATGCCGCAGTCTGCATTGGTAACGGACCTAGCAACGAAAGTTATTTAAACATTGAAAATATTCTGAATGCTGCAAAAGAATTGGGCGCCGAAGCTGTTCATCCTGGATTTGGTTTTCTTTCAGAAAACTCTGAATTTGCCAATGCCGTTCTTTCTGCAAATCTTATCTGGATAGGTCCATCCCCCCTCGCAATTCAAACGATGGGCGATAAGACTGTAGCAAAAAAAAAGGTAACAGAAGCGGGAGTGCCTTGTTGCCCAGGAAAAAATGATCCTCTAAAAGAGATAAAGGAATTAAAAGAAATTGCGCAAAAAATTGGATATCCAATGATCTTAAAAGCCGCGGCGGGAGGGGGCGGAAGAGGAATGCGTGTCGTTCGTTCAGATAAAGAGCTCAGTGAAGCTTTTAACTCCTGCCAAAAAGAAGCATTAAGTTACTTTGGTAATGCAGATGTTTTTTGTGAAAAATATATTGAACACCCTCGGCATATTGAATTTCAAATTCTTGCTGATAGCTATGGAAATGTCGTGCATTTATTTGAAAGAGATTGCACGATACAAAGAAGACATCAAAAATTAATAGAAGAAGCTCCTTCGAGTTATATCAGCGAAGAAACTAGAAAAAAAATGGGGGAAATCGCAGTTAAAGCTGCAAAAAGTGTTGGATATGTTAACGCTGGAACGGTTGAATTTATTTTGGAATCCCCTACCCAATTTTATTTTATGGAAATGAACACTCGCATTCAAGTAGAGCATCCAGTGACTGAAATGATCTCAGGAGTAGATCTTTTGCAAATGCAATTAAAAATTGCGATGGGAGAAAAAATTCCCTTTGAACAAAAAGATCTCACAATAAGAGGTTGGGCATTTGAAGCGAGAATTAACTCTGAAGATCCCTATAATAATTTCAGACCTGACCCTGGTACAATTGAGGAAGTCGAATTCCCAGCAGGTCCTGGTATTCGAGTAGATTCGCATATTTACTCTGGATATAAAATTCCTGAATTTTATGATTCTATGATTGCAAAACTGATTGTATGTGGTTCCAATCGATCTGATGCCATGAATAAGTTGAAACGTGCATTAAATGAATTTCACATTGATGGCATCCAAACTACAATACCTTTTCATCAAGCTCTCCTAGAAAATAAAGATTTCCGTGCAGGAAATTACACAACAAGATTTATTGAAGAAAACGGACATCTACTAGAAGAAATTGAAGAAAAAAGAGATGACATATCTGTGTTTGAAGCATGTGCAATAGCCATAAAAATTGTTGAAAATAAAACACATGGCGAAGCCAGGCCACATACAATAATTGAAAGTCAAGAACCGTGGAAGATTGCTTTTCTTAGTGAAAGCACACGAAGATAA
- the meaB gene encoding methylmalonyl Co-A mutase-associated GTPase MeaB translates to MKIQQSIELNSLVELLIGKKALPNVELWRSRIRALSKAITFVENDPLLAPKLLSHAGIQLAENKSSKTRVVGITGLPGAGKSTLTNLFVRELRAHNKSVAVLAVDPSSTLSGGAILGDRIRMQDHFRDTHVFIRSMGSRGALGGVAKATRSAIRLATLLEFDYILVETVGIGQSESDIINLADTTLLVLMPNSGDEIQLMKAGILQLANIYIINKCDLSDPSRMVQEIKENTMPLDSEVWCPPVLKSSASLNQGIKEITEQIFLHSEYENKHNKGKNLRNLRLRREILQNILILTELNFKEETDKIPDSEIDELAQGKTTAMALAQNLYTKYIHK, encoded by the coding sequence ATGAAGATACAGCAATCCATAGAATTGAATTCACTTGTTGAACTGCTGATTGGTAAAAAAGCGTTACCAAATGTGGAATTATGGCGCTCACGTATCCGAGCTTTGAGCAAAGCAATTACTTTTGTCGAAAATGATCCATTGCTTGCGCCTAAGCTCCTTTCACACGCTGGCATTCAACTTGCAGAAAATAAATCTTCCAAAACGCGAGTTGTTGGTATAACGGGTTTACCCGGCGCAGGAAAATCAACTTTAACGAATCTATTTGTCAGAGAATTACGTGCGCATAATAAAAGTGTGGCTGTACTCGCCGTTGATCCTTCTTCCACTCTTTCAGGTGGAGCGATATTGGGCGATCGGATTCGCATGCAGGATCACTTTCGCGACACGCACGTTTTTATCCGATCGATGGGTTCGCGCGGTGCTCTGGGCGGAGTAGCAAAAGCAACCCGCAGCGCTATCCGTTTAGCAACTCTGCTAGAATTTGATTATATATTAGTAGAAACGGTCGGAATCGGTCAAAGTGAAAGTGATATCATCAATCTCGCCGACACCACTTTGCTTGTTCTTATGCCAAATAGCGGCGATGAAATTCAGCTGATGAAAGCTGGTATTTTACAATTAGCAAATATTTATATTATTAATAAGTGCGATTTATCGGATCCTTCAAGAATGGTGCAAGAAATTAAAGAAAATACTATGCCTCTCGACTCAGAAGTATGGTGCCCCCCTGTGTTAAAAAGTTCAGCTTCTCTCAATCAAGGGATTAAAGAAATAACTGAGCAAATATTCTTACATTCAGAATATGAAAATAAGCATAATAAAGGCAAAAATCTGCGCAATTTAAGATTAAGAAGAGAGATATTACAAAATATATTAATTTTGACAGAACTTAATTTCAAAGAGGAAACAGATAAAATCCCCGATTCTGAAATTGATGAGCTTGCTCAAGGGAAAACAACTGCTATGGCTTTGGCTCAGAACCTTTATACAAAATATATTCATAAATAA
- the mce gene encoding methylmalonyl-CoA epimerase, translating into MLIKRISHLGIVPKDVEKSVKFFHGILNLVKEGSEIVEEQMVSVQFIRAENSRLEILEATSSDSPIAKFLESRGSGVQHVALEVDNLDEWIDHLKKNNIRLIDDVPRYGAHNTRIIFIHPHSTGGVLVELVEEQNK; encoded by the coding sequence ATGTTAATTAAAAGGATTAGTCATTTAGGAATTGTGCCAAAAGATGTAGAAAAGTCAGTAAAATTTTTCCATGGAATTCTGAATTTAGTCAAAGAGGGTTCAGAAATTGTTGAAGAACAAATGGTGAGTGTGCAATTTATCAGAGCTGAAAATTCGCGACTTGAGATTCTTGAGGCCACGTCAAGTGACAGCCCAATAGCTAAGTTCCTAGAATCAAGGGGTTCTGGCGTACAGCACGTCGCTCTTGAAGTTGATAACTTAGATGAGTGGATTGATCATTTGAAAAAAAACAATATTCGTCTTATTGATGATGTTCCACGATATGGCGCACACAACACACGCATCATATTTATTCACCCTCATTCAACCGGAGGGGTGCTCGTAGAGCTTGTCGAGGAACAAAATAAATAA
- the udk gene encoding uridine kinase, which produces MWQKHAYKLHSLEHKVRKAKGMTHASDSGISQPYVIGVCGGSGSGKTTFCRQLVNFLGKDHVLHISQDAYYKDLTHLSFEQRQQINFDHPDIIEFPLLVSHLDELSIGKCVTLPMYDFAKHCRLIGNQIVTPKPIVIVEGVLLFNDSDTEKRINHKIFIDAPEEVRFERRLKRDVRERGRTAESVQNQFKATVSPMHNIFVEPGKNKADLVVSGEHSFETIIAELSLKVLREVWVN; this is translated from the coding sequence ATGTGGCAAAAACACGCATACAAACTGCATTCTCTTGAGCATAAAGTGCGAAAAGCGAAGGGGATGACGCACGCAAGTGATAGTGGCATTTCTCAACCCTATGTAATTGGCGTCTGTGGGGGATCCGGCAGTGGTAAAACCACTTTCTGTCGTCAGTTAGTGAATTTTTTGGGAAAGGATCATGTTTTACATATCAGCCAAGATGCATATTATAAAGATTTAACCCACCTTTCTTTTGAACAGCGTCAACAAATTAATTTTGATCATCCAGATATTATAGAATTTCCTCTGTTAGTTTCCCATTTAGATGAACTTTCAATTGGCAAATGTGTGACCTTGCCAATGTATGATTTTGCCAAACATTGTCGTTTAATTGGCAATCAAATTGTAACTCCTAAACCGATCGTTATTGTTGAGGGAGTGTTATTATTTAATGATTCTGATACTGAGAAACGAATAAATCATAAAATATTTATTGATGCACCTGAAGAAGTGAGGTTTGAAAGACGTTTAAAAAGAGATGTGAGAGAAAGAGGAAGAACTGCTGAGTCTGTGCAAAATCAATTCAAAGCCACTGTGAGTCCAATGCACAATATTTTCGTAGAACCAGGAAAGAATAAAGCCGATCTCGTTGTTTCCGGCGAACACTCTTTTGAAACTATTATTGCAGAACTTTCTCTTAAAGTACTTCGAGAAGTTTGGGTAAATTAA
- a CDS encoding acetyl-CoA carboxylase biotin carboxyl carrier protein subunit: MKMNVQKNSNTKNFQVEISCTTDLTHLANGDYFSVSLSEENDNPKNYSVCLLADGRSYLINNKIVRIEKIKAKKRNDFYRIAVKNQGLLTHNHFHVTPIRAVNPKVTVSNFGGGEMKSPMTGKIISILIQNDSFVKEGDTLVIIEAMKMENRILAECDGKIANLNIIAGNNVNAGDLLFSIVPAN; the protein is encoded by the coding sequence ATGAAAATGAATGTGCAAAAAAATTCTAACACAAAGAATTTTCAAGTAGAGATTTCTTGTACAACAGATCTTACTCACTTAGCGAATGGCGACTACTTTAGTGTTTCTTTATCCGAAGAAAATGATAATCCTAAAAATTATTCAGTCTGTCTACTTGCTGACGGACGAAGTTACTTAATCAATAATAAAATAGTGCGCATAGAAAAAATTAAAGCAAAAAAAAGAAATGATTTTTATCGTATTGCTGTTAAGAATCAAGGTTTACTCACACACAATCATTTCCATGTCACTCCTATTAGAGCTGTTAACCCAAAAGTCACAGTTAGCAATTTTGGGGGTGGAGAGATGAAATCGCCCATGACTGGAAAAATTATTTCTATTCTTATTCAAAATGATTCATTTGTAAAAGAAGGGGATACTTTAGTTATTATTGAAGCAATGAAAATGGAAAATCGCATTCTTGCCGAATGTGATGGTAAAATAGCAAATTTAAATATAATTGCAGGTAATAATGTCAATGCAGGAGACTTACTTTTTAGTATTGTTCCTGCAAATTAA
- a CDS encoding acyl-CoA carboxylase subunit beta, producing the protein MTLSTEGSIKKLREVRVKTFEGGGAKRVDAQHEKGKMTARERIYELLDPSSFVEHGAFVTHNCDQFGLEKQKFLGDGVITGYGTIGGRAVYVFAQDFTVLGGSLGEMHAKKICQVMELAIQNGTPIIGLNDSGGARIQEGVSSLGGYADIFYRNTLASGVIPQISAILGPCAGGAVYSPAITDFIIMTQTTSHMFITGPDVIKTVTGEDVDFETLGGADTHYSKSGVADASCIDEYQTISFIKKLLSYIPQNNLEIPAIIPTTDPVDRADPELNSLIPDNPNQPYSMREVIKRVCDIDSFLELQTSFAKNMIIGFARLSGNSIGIVANDPMNLAGVLDINASIKAARFVRFCDAFNIPLIVFTDVPGFLPGTDQEWRGIIKHGAKLLYAFSEATVPRFTVITRKAYGGAYDVMNSKHIGADYNIAWPTAEIAVMGPEGACNIIFKNEISKASNPDEKRKELIQNYKDTFANPYVTAQKGFLDDIIEPKLTRKYLINALSVNKNKRKILPKRKHGNIPL; encoded by the coding sequence ATGACACTTTCAACAGAAGGATCCATAAAAAAATTGAGAGAAGTTCGCGTTAAAACTTTTGAAGGCGGTGGGGCAAAAAGAGTCGATGCCCAGCATGAAAAAGGTAAAATGACCGCGAGAGAGCGTATTTATGAGTTGCTCGATCCCAGCTCTTTTGTTGAGCATGGTGCATTTGTAACCCACAATTGTGATCAATTTGGCTTAGAAAAGCAAAAGTTTTTAGGGGATGGAGTGATCACGGGTTACGGCACGATTGGAGGACGCGCTGTATATGTTTTTGCCCAAGATTTTACAGTTTTAGGCGGTTCTCTTGGTGAAATGCATGCAAAGAAAATCTGTCAGGTTATGGAGCTTGCCATCCAAAATGGAACACCCATTATAGGTTTAAATGACAGCGGTGGGGCACGCATTCAGGAAGGTGTTTCGAGTCTTGGTGGGTATGCAGACATTTTTTATCGCAACACACTTGCAAGTGGTGTCATTCCGCAAATCAGTGCCATACTTGGGCCATGTGCGGGTGGAGCAGTCTATTCACCTGCTATTACTGATTTTATAATCATGACCCAAACAACTTCACATATGTTCATCACAGGCCCAGATGTGATTAAAACCGTAACAGGGGAAGACGTCGATTTTGAAACGCTTGGAGGAGCGGATACGCATTACAGCAAAAGTGGTGTGGCCGATGCATCGTGTATAGATGAATATCAAACAATTTCTTTTATAAAAAAATTATTAAGCTATATCCCACAAAATAATTTAGAAATCCCCGCAATTATTCCAACAACTGATCCTGTCGATCGAGCCGATCCTGAGCTCAATTCTTTGATTCCAGATAATCCAAACCAACCATATAGCATGCGAGAAGTCATAAAAAGAGTTTGTGATATTGACTCATTTTTAGAGTTACAAACCTCATTTGCAAAAAATATGATTATTGGCTTCGCACGTTTGAGCGGAAACTCGATCGGAATTGTGGCAAATGACCCAATGAACTTAGCAGGTGTGCTTGATATCAATGCAAGTATAAAAGCTGCTCGATTTGTGCGTTTCTGCGATGCATTTAATATTCCACTTATTGTCTTCACCGATGTCCCAGGCTTTTTACCAGGGACAGATCAAGAATGGCGAGGGATTATTAAGCACGGAGCAAAATTACTTTATGCGTTTAGCGAGGCCACCGTTCCACGTTTTACTGTCATAACCCGTAAAGCTTATGGTGGCGCTTATGATGTTATGAATTCAAAACATATTGGTGCAGATTACAATATTGCTTGGCCGACAGCTGAAATTGCAGTGATGGGGCCAGAAGGTGCATGCAATATTATATTTAAAAATGAAATTTCTAAAGCATCCAATCCTGACGAAAAAAGAAAAGAATTAATTCAAAATTATAAAGACACCTTTGCCAATCCATACGTAACAGCACAAAAAGGATTTTTAGATGACATAATTGAGCCTAAGTTAACACGAAAATATCTTATAAATGCTCTTTCTGTAAATAAAAATAAAAGAAAAATATTACCTAAAAGAAAGCATGGCAATATTCCTCTTTAA
- a CDS encoding ABC transporter substrate-binding protein, whose product MIRLKFRLIILLIFLALTLIAGLIYFTNKNKSNLYTAFAQTNNNEVISVNMSEFPQVPWGDDNSITVHVSETFSTAVHGTLANINYLRNIDKANETTLLKDYICDSKNCFATLKKGMRFHNGREVTAYDVEFSFLRQPLIKKFDFATSILNDLIDIENTAKNKINYILVNGIRYPSGIIKGIKVKDIYNIIFYFKRENNFFFQKASEGRIPIVPIEEFDDKYIHWKHFPVGFGKYKVVAADYKNYIFSLERFQNEENIPKYIKLIFTDMNIGDVKMSLEGPKHGFSPYDKKIIFPNISSNMGFIFNYQSELGNNPNFRKALSLALDREKIAHLSLHGEMTPEDQMLPNFGWHKEYRAKIDIQKQNVAEAKKLLERVPHHLWKNKIIAIPTFWANINSLDYILEVKRQLSKIGLNVEFLETDPNYTEFRENDPNAIFWSGFAFASDDPNRNFAFFYKSPIYVREYPNDRKFDELFLASTQYMSNGPLYTQKLSEYFTKNNIMVIVANTRMVVSYDTRKIASLGLQPNGSKLLLWEIKAHD is encoded by the coding sequence ATGATTAGATTGAAATTCCGTTTAATAATACTTTTGATATTTTTAGCTTTGACTTTAATTGCTGGATTAATATATTTTACAAACAAAAATAAAAGTAATTTATATACAGCCTTCGCTCAGACAAATAATAATGAAGTGATATCAGTCAATATGTCTGAATTTCCCCAAGTCCCTTGGGGGGATGATAACTCCATTACAGTGCATGTTTCAGAAACTTTTAGCACTGCTGTGCATGGGACATTAGCTAATATAAATTATTTGCGTAATATAGATAAAGCCAATGAAACGACTCTATTAAAAGACTATATCTGTGACTCCAAAAATTGTTTTGCTACTCTGAAAAAGGGAATGCGTTTTCACAATGGCCGCGAAGTCACCGCCTATGACGTAGAATTTTCTTTCTTAAGACAGCCGTTGATTAAAAAATTCGATTTTGCTACATCCATCTTAAATGACCTGATAGATATTGAAAATACAGCGAAGAACAAAATAAATTATATATTAGTAAACGGTATTCGCTACCCCTCGGGTATTATAAAAGGAATAAAGGTCAAAGATATCTACAATATTATTTTCTACTTCAAAAGAGAGAATAATTTCTTTTTTCAAAAAGCTTCGGAGGGTAGAATACCTATTGTACCCATTGAAGAATTCGATGATAAATACATACACTGGAAACACTTTCCTGTAGGTTTTGGCAAATATAAGGTGGTCGCCGCCGATTATAAAAATTACATATTTTCCTTAGAACGTTTTCAAAACGAAGAGAATATTCCAAAATATATTAAATTAATTTTCACCGATATGAATATCGGCGATGTTAAAATGTCACTTGAAGGCCCCAAACATGGATTCTCACCCTATGATAAGAAAATTATCTTTCCAAATATAAGTTCAAATATGGGTTTTATCTTTAACTACCAATCGGAACTTGGAAATAATCCCAACTTCCGCAAAGCCCTGTCTCTTGCCCTTGATCGTGAAAAGATAGCGCACCTTTCCCTGCATGGAGAGATGACTCCTGAAGATCAAATGCTTCCAAATTTTGGTTGGCACAAAGAGTACAGAGCAAAAATAGATATCCAAAAACAAAATGTAGCAGAAGCAAAAAAACTGCTTGAAAGAGTGCCCCACCATCTGTGGAAGAATAAAATAATAGCTATTCCAACTTTTTGGGCAAATATTAATTCATTAGATTATATTCTTGAAGTCAAACGACAACTCAGTAAAATAGGGCTCAATGTGGAATTTCTAGAAACCGATCCAAACTACACTGAGTTCAGAGAAAATGATCCGAATGCTATTTTTTGGTCGGGTTTTGCTTTTGCCAGCGACGATCCTAATCGTAATTTTGCCTTCTTTTATAAAAGCCCTATTTATGTGCGAGAATACCCGAACGATCGCAAATTCGATGAATTGTTCTTGGCATCCACACAATACATGAGCAATGGGCCTCTTTACACACAAAAACTTAGCGAATACTTTACCAAAAATAATATTATGGTCATAGTAGCAAATACTCGTATGGTGGTTTCATACGACACCCGAAAAATTGCGAGCCTAGGCTTACAACCCAATGGATCAAAGTTATTACTTTGGGAGATTAAAGCACACGATTAA